Proteins encoded within one genomic window of Hevea brasiliensis isolate MT/VB/25A 57/8 chromosome 8, ASM3005281v1, whole genome shotgun sequence:
- the LOC110650409 gene encoding 40S ribosomal protein S16, with product MEASAAPNESVQCFGRKKTAVAVTYCKRGRGLIKINGCPIELVEPEILRFKAYEPILLLGRHRFAGVDMRIRVKGGGHTSQIYAIRQSIAKALVAFYQKFVDEQSKKEIKDILVRYDRTLLVADPRRCEPKKFGGRGARARFQKSYR from the coding sequence ATGGAAGCGTCAGCGGCACCAAACGAGTCCGTTCAATGCTTCGGGCGCAAGAAGACCGCCGTGGCCGTCACCTATTGCAAGCGTGGTAGGGGCCTAATCAAGATCAATGGCTGCCCAATTGAACTGGTGGAGCCCGAGATCCTCCGGTTCAAGGCTTACGAGCCCATCCTCCTCCTTGGACGCCATCGTTTCGCCGGTGTCGACATGCGTATTCGCGTCAAGGGTGGTGGGCATACCTCGCAAATCTACGCCATCCGCCAGAGCATAGCTAAAGCTCTCGTGGCCTTCTATCAGAAGTTCGTGGACGAGCAGAGTAAAAAAGAGATCAAAGACATTTTGGTTAGGTACGATAGGACTTTGCTTGTGGCTGATCCAAGGCGCTGTGAGCCCAAGAAGTTCGGTGGTCGCGGTGCTCGTGCCAGGTTCCAGAAGAGTTACCGTTAA